In Bradyrhizobium erythrophlei, a single genomic region encodes these proteins:
- a CDS encoding LVIVD repeat-containing protein → MFRLLLRPRNVGMAFLLTLAISAFGGTDHAQATTACVPGPGDQPETGLQGDVPLDVRTVAGGFKGFWCRMNKVGQNVLFNRGTYGATAIWGPCAYSSIRNPSNPALPTTGVYVLDVSVPSNPTTGVLLRTPAMLQSYEGLRAQNGILLGSGQQLPDVDVYDVSEDCLHPSFKSTHQTPGYAGLHNVQDNHGGWLHYDGKTFWGVPFIGSNILLEPTRVDVHAVTFDDPANPVDYINWNRLQLPPEIRDMVASTSNFHDVTTNFDGTRLYMALYGGAGFNPVGTCANGMMIMDSSDIAKRRPNPQLKFIKWFSWCDQPTAAYGNGTSASAHTTQYVVHKNGKPYIITTDEGPALFQVNSGGNCLQRTYSRLIDISDELNPKIVATWNPAINDAANCTIGENGQTYYPHYVGVDNKNHMSQVLYAAYWSGVRVVDFSDPTNPKEVAYYNSPANPALTPSNASDHSAPPIPYDEANCFLYTGWTDNGLEILEITDPKYNACLRKAATGGGMIAGNVPADSGNGKGNGNGHKADIQFSVSAKRVDAGLGRIEGNLELSDQANRTTIRLNEFVSLGSVRNQCGTVTVGANAVEFSGNGLFNGKPASFRVCVQDNGEWDGGPAHVALAHSNGQQLLRELIQDLEWLDPRWRDHDPHIRKTPDQFYLTCTDGCSYTVGGAVDNGNIQVRQQ, encoded by the coding sequence ATGTTCAGGCTTTTGCTAAGGCCGCGAAACGTGGGGATGGCCTTTTTGCTCACCCTGGCGATTTCAGCGTTCGGTGGAACGGATCACGCGCAGGCGACGACCGCATGCGTGCCTGGGCCGGGAGACCAGCCGGAAACCGGTTTGCAGGGCGATGTTCCGCTAGATGTGAGAACGGTGGCCGGCGGCTTTAAGGGCTTCTGGTGCCGCATGAACAAGGTCGGTCAGAACGTTCTGTTCAACCGCGGGACTTATGGTGCGACTGCCATCTGGGGTCCCTGTGCCTATTCGAGCATACGCAACCCGTCCAATCCGGCTTTGCCGACCACCGGCGTGTACGTGCTTGACGTGTCTGTCCCGTCAAATCCGACAACTGGCGTGCTTCTTCGCACCCCCGCAATGCTGCAGTCATATGAGGGGCTGAGGGCACAGAACGGAATTCTGCTGGGATCAGGCCAGCAATTGCCGGATGTGGACGTCTATGACGTCTCAGAAGACTGCTTGCATCCGTCGTTCAAGTCGACCCACCAGACGCCTGGATACGCCGGATTGCATAATGTTCAGGACAATCACGGCGGATGGTTGCACTATGACGGCAAGACCTTCTGGGGCGTGCCCTTCATCGGAAGCAACATCCTGCTTGAGCCCACCCGTGTCGACGTGCACGCGGTGACGTTTGATGACCCCGCGAATCCTGTCGACTATATCAACTGGAACCGGCTGCAACTTCCGCCGGAGATTCGTGACATGGTTGCCTCGACGTCGAACTTCCACGATGTGACGACCAACTTCGACGGCACCCGGCTCTACATGGCTCTCTACGGTGGCGCCGGCTTCAATCCAGTGGGCACGTGCGCCAACGGCATGATGATCATGGACTCTTCGGATATCGCCAAGCGCCGTCCGAATCCACAGCTGAAATTTATCAAGTGGTTCTCCTGGTGCGATCAGCCGACGGCGGCATATGGGAACGGGACGTCCGCGAGCGCCCATACCACCCAATATGTGGTCCACAAGAACGGCAAGCCGTATATCATTACAACGGACGAGGGCCCGGCGCTTTTCCAGGTGAACTCGGGCGGCAATTGCCTCCAGAGAACCTATTCACGCCTGATCGATATTTCGGATGAATTGAATCCGAAGATCGTGGCAACGTGGAATCCGGCGATAAATGATGCAGCGAACTGCACTATCGGGGAGAATGGACAGACGTACTACCCGCACTATGTCGGCGTCGACAACAAGAACCACATGTCGCAGGTGTTGTATGCGGCGTACTGGTCGGGTGTGCGCGTTGTGGACTTCAGCGATCCGACGAACCCGAAAGAGGTCGCCTACTACAACTCGCCTGCCAATCCCGCTTTGACGCCGTCCAATGCGTCCGACCATAGTGCTCCGCCCATCCCTTACGACGAAGCGAATTGCTTCCTCTATACGGGTTGGACCGATAACGGCCTGGAGATTCTGGAAATCACGGACCCGAAGTACAATGCGTGTCTGCGTAAAGCCGCAACCGGCGGTGGGATGATTGCGGGTAATGTACCTGCGGATTCCGGCAACGGTAAAGGCAATGGCAACGGCCATAAAGCCGATATCCAATTCAGCGTGAGTGCCAAGAGAGTGGACGCTGGCCTAGGTCGTATCGAAGGTAATCTCGAACTCAGCGACCAGGCCAACCGAACCACCATCCGCCTGAACGAGTTCGTCTCGCTTGGCAGCGTGCGAAATCAGTGCGGCACGGTGACGGTGGGCGCCAATGCCGTCGAGTTTTCGGGCAATGGTCTGTTCAACGGCAAGCCTGCAAGCTTCCGTGTTTGTGTCCAGGACAACGGAGAATGGGATGGCGGCCCGGCGCACGTCGCGTTGGCGCACAGCAATGGTCAGCAACTGTTGCGTGAGCTCATTCAGGACCTCGAATGGCTCGATCCGCGCTGGCGCGACCACGATCCCCATATCCGCAAGACGCCTGACCAGTTCTACCTGACCTGTACAGACGGATGCAGCTATACGGTCGGCGGCGCCGTCGACAACGGCAACATCCAGGTGCGGCAACAATAA